The Sabethes cyaneus chromosome 3, idSabCyanKW18_F2, whole genome shotgun sequence DNA window TATCAGGCAGGGTCCGAACGGTCCGAACACACTTTACCCCCGCCCCAGGTAGCGTCAAAGATAAGCCGGGAGAAAGTAACCTTTGTTTTGACTAGCGGAAGGAACAGGCAGAGTAAATAATTTCGTATTATTCATTAGGTAAAATTGTCTACGCCCTTTAACAATGAATgcacgaaaatggaaataccaACCAACCAGGTACAGTTCAGGGAATCAGTCGGTAAATAATTTCCCacttctctatctctttcaccacCATGATTTGAATTTGTATCGAAAGATAGGAAAAACCAAAGTTATCACTTTCACTCCAATTAGCCATAAGGATTTAGAATAATTGAATTTACCTAACTACGTATAAATAGATCAGCTTTACGAAAAAATAAACTAGTGCAAAATCAGACCAGCAGTAAAGCTTCTCATCCGAACGATCCTTTTGATTATTCTCCACAGCCAGCTCAATCACACTGCTCAATCATGAATCCAGTTCGCTCTCTATTGAAGGTAACAGCGCTCGGAGCAGCAACCTTTAGCATCACCTGCCTGTACAAGGGAAATGAAAGGttctacgaaaacattttcatgccgatcgttCGGCTCGCTCCGCCGGAAACTGCTCATCATCTGGCGGTGTTCGGCCTGAAGCTGGGATTGATTCGACCCGGATATCAAGATCCCGGCGTTCTGCGCACCCAGCTGATGAATATGGTTCTGCGCAATCCGGTCGGTATCGCTGCCGGTTTTGACAAACACGGCGAAGCGGTCTGTGGACTGCATCTGCTTGGGTTCGGCTTTGTGGAGGTCGGATCGGTTACGCCCCAGCCGCAGCCGGGAAACCCGGGACCGCGAGTGTTTCGGCTGTATGAGGATAAGGCGATTGTCAATAGGTATGTGTGTGGACTGAACGTGTTCTGTTATAATGGTAACATTGTTTCATattaccaaatttttttttcagatacgGATTTAATAGTGAGGGCCACAAAGTGGTTTACGAGCGGCTGAAAGAAGCTCGTCAAAAGTGTGGCGAAGATGTTGTGTTAGGAATAAATTTAGGAAAAAATAAGCTTTCTAAGGATGCGATCCGCGATTACGTGAAAGGAGTGAAACGATTTAGTGGCTTAGCTGATTATCTCGTTATCAATATAAGTAGCCCGAATACGCCCGGTTTGAGGACTATGCAAAACAAAAGTACGCTTTTCGTATTGTTGAGTGAAGTCCTGAAGGTACGGAGTTCCCTGCCGCTGGCAGAACAAAGACCTATTATGGTGAAACTGGCACCGGACTTGTCCGATGAAGACATCCAGGAGATAGTCACAGTTGTATGCAGCAAAGCATGTGCCGTCGACGGACTAATCGTATCGAATACAACCATCGAAAGGCCATCTAGTCTGAAGAGCATCAATGCCGGCCAGCTGGGCGGCTTGAGTGGGCAGCCATTGTTCCAAAGATCTACCCAACTGGTGGCCAAGGTGTACAAATGGACCGagggaaagattcccatcatcGGCGTTGGAGGGATTTTCAGCGGTCGCGATGCGTACAATAAAATTCTGGCCGGTGCCAGCGCGGTTCAACTATATACGGCGTTTATTTACCATGGACCACCGATT harbors:
- the LOC128744124 gene encoding dihydroorotate dehydrogenase (quinone), mitochondrial-like — translated: MTCANATGKETVCDYEQPLRGITNQKSCHNRLNTSQSALRKNKLVQNQTSSKASHPNDPFDYSPQPAQSHCSIMNPVRSLLKVTALGAATFSITCLYKGNERFYENIFMPIVRLAPPETAHHLAVFGLKLGLIRPGYQDPGVLRTQLMNMVLRNPVGIAAGFDKHGEAVCGLHLLGFGFVEVGSVTPQPQPGNPGPRVFRLYEDKAIVNRYGFNSEGHKVVYERLKEARQKCGEDVVLGINLGKNKLSKDAIRDYVKGVKRFSGLADYLVINISSPNTPGLRTMQNKSTLFVLLSEVLKVRSSLPLAEQRPIMVKLAPDLSDEDIQEIVTVVCSKACAVDGLIVSNTTIERPSSLKSINAGQLGGLSGQPLFQRSTQLVAKVYKWTEGKIPIIGVGGIFSGRDAYNKILAGASAVQLYTAFIYHGPPIVIRVKQELEELLKADGYDSVQQAVGKGVDQILQS